The following proteins are encoded in a genomic region of Arthrobacter jiangjiafuii:
- a CDS encoding nicotinate phosphoribosyltransferase, with translation MNSPTAWRQPNAALYTDHYELTMLQAALHSGTASRRSVFEVFGRRLPDGRRYGVVAGTGRILEALAAFRFDTPQLEFLESTSVVDAPTLEWLADFRFSGNIFGYAEGEAYFPNSPILTVEASFAEACILETFLLSVLNHDSAIASAASRMVTSADGRPCIEMGSRRTHEEAAVAAGRAAIIAGFDSTSNLEAGRRYGLKTVGTAAHSFTLLHDTEKDAFEAQIGSLGADTSLLVDTYDVEQGVRNAVAAAGRRLGGVRLDSGDLVAQARWVRKLLDELGNTETRIMVTSDLDEYAIAALASAPVDAYGVGTSLVTGSGAPTAGMVYKLVSREDDNHEFVSVAKAAKNKASRGGRKYALRRLNEQGTASAEVIGIGHRPLDDGNDRPLVHQFVADGEVLPGWTGAEAVVRAAKRHTDSLAELPASVNRLQRGEPAIPTDYEE, from the coding sequence GTGAACAGCCCTACCGCTTGGCGCCAGCCCAATGCCGCCCTGTATACAGACCACTATGAACTGACCATGCTGCAGGCTGCCCTGCACTCCGGCACCGCCTCCCGCCGGTCGGTCTTTGAAGTGTTCGGCCGCCGCCTGCCCGACGGGCGCCGCTACGGCGTGGTGGCCGGAACCGGGCGCATCCTCGAGGCCCTGGCCGCGTTCCGGTTCGATACGCCGCAGCTGGAATTCCTGGAGAGCACGTCCGTGGTGGACGCTCCCACCCTGGAATGGCTGGCGGATTTCCGGTTCTCGGGGAACATCTTCGGCTACGCAGAGGGCGAGGCCTACTTCCCGAACTCACCGATCCTGACGGTTGAAGCCAGCTTCGCCGAGGCCTGCATCCTCGAGACCTTCCTGCTGTCCGTGCTGAACCACGACAGCGCCATCGCCTCGGCCGCCTCCCGCATGGTCACCTCCGCCGACGGCCGGCCCTGCATTGAAATGGGGTCGCGCCGCACCCACGAGGAAGCAGCCGTGGCAGCGGGGCGCGCAGCGATCATCGCCGGATTCGACAGCACCTCCAACCTGGAAGCGGGCCGCCGTTACGGCCTGAAGACGGTCGGCACCGCCGCCCACTCCTTCACCTTGCTGCACGACACTGAAAAGGACGCGTTCGAAGCCCAGATCGGCTCGCTCGGTGCGGACACTTCGCTGCTGGTGGACACGTACGACGTCGAACAAGGGGTGCGCAACGCCGTCGCCGCCGCGGGCCGCCGGCTTGGCGGGGTCCGGCTGGATTCCGGTGACCTCGTGGCCCAGGCCCGGTGGGTGCGCAAGCTCCTGGATGAGCTGGGCAACACCGAAACCCGCATCATGGTGACCTCTGACCTGGACGAGTACGCCATTGCCGCACTCGCCTCCGCACCGGTGGACGCCTACGGGGTGGGAACCTCCCTGGTCACCGGTTCCGGTGCGCCCACCGCCGGCATGGTCTACAAGCTCGTGAGCCGCGAAGACGACAACCACGAATTTGTGTCGGTGGCCAAAGCCGCCAAGAACAAGGCCTCCCGGGGCGGGCGCAAGTACGCGCTGCGCCGGCTCAACGAGCAGGGCACGGCCAGCGCCGAGGTCATCGGCATCGGCCACCGCCCGCTCGACGACGGCAACGACCGTCCGCTGGTGCACCAGTTCGTCGCCGACGGCGAAGTCCTGCCCGGCTGGACCGGCGCCGAGGCCGTTGTGCGTGCAGCCAAGAGACACACCGATTCCCTGGCCGAACTTCCGGCCTCGGTAAACCGCCTGCAGCGCGGTGAACCGGCCATCCCCACCGACTACGAGGAGTAA
- a CDS encoding isochorismatase family protein: protein MTRALIIVDVQNDFCEGGSLAVPGGTDTASEITDYLETTLGRYDVVAATQDWHIEPGTHFSDTPDYKTSWPVHCVAGTPGANLHPDLDTEHIDAYFRKGQYEAAYSGFEGVLAPEDEVPTGDLDAAAVPADPADTVSLDDWLRDNDVEEVVVVGLAADYCVRATALDAIAAGYDTYVIPDLCRGIDRAETRAALTELEDAGVELLDL, encoded by the coding sequence ATGACGCGCGCCCTGATTATTGTTGACGTCCAGAACGACTTCTGCGAGGGAGGGTCGCTGGCGGTTCCCGGCGGTACCGACACGGCGTCGGAAATCACTGACTACCTCGAGACCACGCTGGGCCGCTACGACGTAGTGGCCGCGACGCAGGACTGGCACATTGAACCGGGAACCCATTTCTCCGACACCCCGGACTACAAGACGTCCTGGCCGGTGCACTGCGTTGCCGGCACGCCCGGAGCGAACCTGCACCCGGACCTGGACACCGAACACATTGACGCCTACTTCCGCAAGGGCCAGTACGAGGCGGCGTACTCCGGCTTCGAGGGCGTGCTCGCTCCCGAGGACGAGGTTCCCACCGGCGATCTCGATGCCGCCGCGGTTCCGGCAGACCCGGCCGATACGGTGAGCCTGGACGACTGGCTGCGGGATAACGACGTCGAAGAGGTCGTGGTGGTGGGCCTGGCCGCCGACTACTGTGTCCGGGCCACTGCCCTGGATGCCATTGCCGCCGGCTACGACACGTACGTTATTCCGGATCTGTGCCGCGGGATTGACCGGGCCGAGACCCGAGCCGCCCTGACCGAGCTCGAAGACGCCGGCGTGGAGCTGCTGGACCTCTAG
- a CDS encoding DEAD/DEAH box helicase, with translation MSPETLFGGPALPPAYPERAAWGTAPKLRQWQAEALEKFFASDSDDFLAVATPGAGKTTFALRVATELVDRGIVKRITVVAPTDHLKRQWADAAAKVGLALDPNFKNADGRHGAGFIGVAVTYAQVASKPMLHRAKTEAARTLVILDEIHHGGDALSWGDGIREAFEPAVKRLSLTGTPFRSDTAAIPFVEYEKDRDGIRRSKADYTYGYGEALRDHVVRPVMFMAYSGQMRWRTSAGDEMAASLGEAAVTKDITAQAWRTALNPTGEWIPAVLAAADRRLSEVRRAVPDAGGLVIATDHDDARAYAGTLKKITGQSPTVILSDDAKASDKIDEFSAGDQRWMVAVRMVSEGVDVPRLAVGVYATSTATPLFFAQAVGRFVRARKRGETASVFLPSVPNLMALANQLEMERDHALDRPENHLEEEGFGLEDSLMEAANREEKASDSLTKQKFEALESQASFDRVLFDGGEFGTGGELGSEEEQDFLGIPGLLDADQMGVLLRQRQHDQLSRRGKKAPAAVPEPEPSVMDHRRLTELRGQLAKNVSAWSARSGMPHGMVHSELRRICGGPPVAQANEEQLNQRLKKLQDWFIGRK, from the coding sequence GTGAGCCCCGAGACACTCTTCGGCGGACCGGCCCTGCCGCCCGCCTATCCGGAACGAGCCGCGTGGGGCACCGCCCCGAAGCTGCGCCAGTGGCAGGCCGAAGCCCTGGAAAAGTTCTTCGCCTCCGACTCGGACGACTTCCTCGCCGTCGCCACCCCCGGCGCAGGCAAGACGACCTTCGCCCTCCGGGTTGCCACCGAGCTGGTGGACCGGGGGATCGTCAAGCGGATCACCGTGGTGGCTCCCACGGACCACCTGAAGCGCCAGTGGGCTGACGCCGCCGCGAAGGTGGGGCTGGCCCTGGACCCGAACTTCAAGAACGCAGACGGCCGCCACGGCGCCGGTTTCATCGGCGTCGCCGTGACCTACGCCCAGGTGGCATCCAAGCCGATGCTGCACCGGGCCAAGACCGAAGCCGCCCGGACCCTGGTGATCCTGGACGAGATCCACCACGGCGGCGACGCACTCTCCTGGGGTGACGGCATCCGCGAGGCCTTTGAACCGGCCGTGAAGCGGCTCTCCCTCACCGGTACACCCTTCCGGTCGGATACCGCGGCGATTCCGTTCGTTGAATACGAGAAGGACCGGGACGGCATCCGCCGCTCCAAGGCCGACTACACCTACGGCTACGGCGAGGCCCTGCGGGACCATGTGGTCCGCCCGGTCATGTTCATGGCCTATTCCGGGCAGATGCGCTGGCGCACCAGCGCCGGTGATGAAATGGCCGCATCCCTGGGGGAGGCGGCGGTCACCAAGGACATCACAGCGCAGGCCTGGCGTACCGCTTTGAACCCCACGGGTGAATGGATTCCGGCCGTGCTGGCCGCCGCCGACCGGCGGCTCTCCGAGGTGCGGCGCGCGGTGCCCGACGCCGGCGGCCTGGTCATTGCCACCGACCACGACGACGCCCGGGCCTACGCCGGGACGCTGAAGAAGATCACCGGGCAATCCCCGACAGTGATCCTCTCCGATGACGCCAAGGCCTCGGACAAGATCGATGAATTCTCCGCCGGGGACCAGCGCTGGATGGTGGCGGTGCGGATGGTCTCCGAAGGCGTGGACGTGCCCCGCCTGGCAGTGGGGGTCTACGCGACCTCCACCGCCACACCGCTCTTCTTCGCGCAGGCAGTGGGCCGGTTTGTGCGCGCCCGAAAGCGCGGGGAGACGGCGTCGGTCTTCCTGCCCTCGGTGCCTAACCTGATGGCCCTGGCCAACCAGCTGGAAATGGAGCGCGACCACGCGCTGGACCGGCCGGAAAACCACCTCGAAGAGGAGGGGTTCGGGCTGGAGGACAGCCTCATGGAGGCCGCAAACCGGGAGGAGAAGGCCTCGGACTCGCTGACCAAGCAGAAGTTCGAGGCGCTGGAGTCCCAGGCGTCCTTCGACCGCGTACTGTTCGACGGCGGCGAGTTCGGTACCGGCGGCGAGCTCGGCAGCGAAGAGGAACAGGACTTCCTGGGTATTCCCGGGCTGCTGGACGCGGACCAGATGGGTGTGCTGCTGCGCCAGCGCCAGCACGATCAGCTCTCCCGCCGCGGCAAGAAGGCGCCCGCTGCTGTTCCGGAACCGGAACCCTCGGTCATGGACCACCGCCGGCTCACCGAGCTGCGCGGCCAGCTGGCCAAGAACGTGTCCGCCTGGTCGGCGCGTTCGGGCATGCCGCACGGCATGGTGCACAGCGAGCTGCGGCGTATCTGCGGCGGCCCGCCCGTGGCCCAGGCCAATGAGGAACAGCTGAACCAGCGGCTCAAGAAGCTGCAGGACTGGTTCATCGGCCGCAAATAG
- a CDS encoding MFS transporter: protein MSRSAAGPRPAGALSGAYRALTLGILAIITCSAFEAMAVTTAMPVVAQELSSGAGYGLAFSMYLTASLLGTVVAGSRCDVQGPRPSLAAGMVLMTAGLVMSALAGEFWLVTAGRAVSGLGGGAMIVAVYVIIGEIYPPALQPVVFGWLATAWILPSMIGPLAAGLLAQYVSWRWVFAAVIPVVLAAYLMIWPRIRSLGPPQDPVLDPTLGRRRALWGSLLAAAVFVAQWAGNEAAVASGSSRVLLGAAAVAGALTAGAALSRLLPAGTLRLARGLPSVIATRGLLSAGFVAAEAFLPLMLLETRGVDPATAGLALTAGAVGWAVGSFLQARARGHRHRMLVTGASVLAAAVGGTGLLTAPSVPFWVIVVVWSFAGAAMGLALSSTSVMVLALSTSADRGRNSASLQISDQLGAVAGTAAAGILFALLHNPSASGQTGVYSVIWLVLALFACLGILSGARSAIVTPNTGKVPFTA from the coding sequence GTGAGCCGTTCGGCGGCGGGGCCGCGTCCCGCCGGCGCATTATCCGGAGCCTACCGGGCCCTGACCCTGGGCATCCTGGCGATCATCACCTGTTCCGCCTTTGAGGCCATGGCCGTCACGACGGCGATGCCGGTCGTGGCGCAGGAGCTCTCCTCCGGGGCGGGCTACGGCCTGGCGTTCTCGATGTACCTCACTGCCTCGCTGCTGGGCACCGTTGTTGCCGGCAGCAGGTGCGATGTGCAGGGCCCGCGGCCCTCGCTGGCGGCGGGCATGGTCCTGATGACGGCCGGCCTGGTGATGTCCGCACTGGCCGGTGAGTTCTGGCTGGTTACTGCCGGCAGGGCTGTCTCGGGACTCGGCGGCGGGGCCATGATTGTGGCTGTCTATGTGATCATCGGGGAAATCTATCCGCCAGCGCTGCAGCCGGTGGTCTTTGGCTGGCTGGCCACGGCCTGGATCCTGCCGTCCATGATCGGACCGCTGGCGGCCGGGCTGCTTGCGCAGTATGTGAGCTGGCGGTGGGTCTTTGCCGCCGTCATTCCCGTGGTCCTGGCGGCGTACCTGATGATCTGGCCGAGGATCCGCTCCCTGGGCCCGCCACAGGACCCGGTTCTGGACCCCACCTTGGGCCGGCGCCGGGCGCTGTGGGGCTCCCTTCTGGCGGCGGCGGTTTTTGTGGCCCAATGGGCTGGAAACGAAGCCGCTGTAGCCTCCGGATCCTCACGCGTGCTCCTGGGCGCCGCGGCGGTTGCCGGTGCCCTCACGGCTGGCGCGGCCCTGTCGCGGCTGCTGCCCGCCGGCACCCTGCGGCTGGCTCGGGGGCTGCCCTCGGTAATCGCCACGCGCGGGCTGCTCAGCGCCGGATTCGTCGCTGCGGAGGCGTTCCTGCCGCTGATGCTGCTGGAGACCAGGGGTGTGGATCCGGCCACTGCGGGACTGGCACTGACCGCCGGAGCGGTAGGCTGGGCTGTGGGTTCCTTCCTGCAGGCACGTGCCCGCGGACATCGTCACCGCATGCTGGTGACCGGTGCATCCGTACTGGCCGCGGCAGTGGGAGGAACCGGTCTGCTCACAGCGCCGTCGGTACCTTTCTGGGTCATCGTGGTGGTGTGGTCCTTCGCAGGAGCGGCCATGGGCCTGGCCCTCTCCAGCACCTCAGTGATGGTGCTGGCACTGTCCACTTCCGCTGACCGGGGACGCAACTCCGCGTCACTGCAGATTTCGGACCAGCTGGGAGCGGTAGCGGGAACCGCGGCGGCAGGGATTCTGTTTGCCCTGCTCCACAACCCGTCAGCTTCCGGACAAACCGGCGTGTACAGCGTCATATGGCTTGTCCTGGCCCTCTTTGCGTGCCTGGGGATCCTCTCCGGCGCCCGCAGCGCAATAGTTACCCCGAACACAGGAAAGGTGCCTTTCACAGCGTGA
- a CDS encoding DUF3039 domain-containing protein codes for MSLPPDPFENDPARRLDDGGGSTAVIEREEQREYTEPGDSERFAHYVRKEKIMESALSGEPVIALCGKVWTPGRDPKKFPVCPTCKEIYEGLSAPKDGGK; via the coding sequence ATGAGTCTGCCTCCCGATCCTTTCGAAAATGACCCCGCCCGCCGCCTGGACGACGGCGGCGGCTCCACCGCCGTCATCGAGCGTGAAGAGCAGCGCGAGTACACCGAGCCCGGTGACAGCGAACGGTTTGCCCACTACGTCCGCAAGGAAAAGATTATGGAGTCGGCACTGTCCGGCGAACCTGTGATCGCACTGTGCGGCAAGGTCTGGACGCCGGGCCGGGACCCGAAGAAGTTCCCGGTCTGCCCCACCTGCAAGGAAATCTATGAGGGGCTGAGCGCGCCGAAGGACGGCGGCAAGTAA
- a CDS encoding transporter translates to MVAHLLRLKLTLLRNSLRRSPWQIVGLVLGALYGIGMLGLLLAGLFFLSLNDPELARTATVLAGTLVVLGWALIPVLATGVDLTLDPARFVTFAVPLPKMLTGLALGGLIGIPGAVTLLAGLASAAIWWRNPAALAAGVVAALIAVFTCLIAARVTVAASTSLSNSRRFKDVAGLVAIIPLMLLGPIIAGVSSGIGATQGYLPSLANTLSWTPLGAAWSVPGDVALGQTGQAAAKMAIAAGFLALLVWVWKVLLLRALHTPPHNAGPRRKAGKLGFFSLFPPTPAGAVAARALTYWIRDPRYGASLLIIPLLVVLLVFAGTNQSGGGGPQLLLVMGPLVAFLLAFGISADVAYDNTAFALHISTGVSGTADRAGRVIACAVFALPATVLAVLVPCLMLGEGDLIPVLLGVSLAILLGGFGLSSVVSARYTYNVPLPGENAFKTPPGSGGRTMLVQGLGMLAQIVIVFPVLALAVTALLSDNPVWDWATLAGGILLGAGLLVAGIRIGGKWLDRRAPELLAAVSVHK, encoded by the coding sequence ATGGTTGCGCACCTCCTAAGGCTCAAACTCACCCTGCTGCGCAACTCGCTGCGGCGCAGCCCGTGGCAGATTGTCGGGCTGGTCCTGGGTGCCCTCTACGGAATCGGCATGCTGGGGCTGCTGCTGGCCGGCCTCTTCTTCCTGAGCCTGAACGACCCGGAACTAGCCCGGACCGCCACCGTCCTCGCCGGGACCCTCGTCGTCCTGGGCTGGGCCCTGATACCGGTGCTGGCCACCGGTGTGGACCTGACCCTGGACCCGGCACGTTTTGTCACCTTCGCCGTCCCGCTGCCCAAGATGCTCACCGGGCTAGCGCTGGGCGGGCTGATTGGAATTCCCGGTGCAGTGACCCTGCTGGCAGGACTGGCTTCCGCAGCAATCTGGTGGCGGAACCCCGCAGCGCTGGCGGCGGGCGTGGTGGCCGCCCTGATCGCCGTGTTCACCTGCCTGATCGCGGCCCGGGTCACGGTGGCCGCGAGCACCTCCCTGTCCAACTCGCGCCGGTTCAAGGACGTCGCCGGTCTGGTGGCCATCATTCCGCTGATGCTCCTGGGTCCGATCATCGCCGGTGTGAGCTCGGGGATCGGTGCCACCCAGGGCTACCTTCCCTCCCTGGCCAACACCCTGTCCTGGACTCCGCTGGGCGCGGCCTGGTCCGTTCCCGGGGACGTGGCCCTGGGCCAGACGGGGCAGGCGGCCGCCAAAATGGCCATCGCCGCCGGTTTCCTGGCCCTGCTGGTCTGGGTCTGGAAAGTTCTGCTGCTGCGGGCGCTCCATACCCCGCCGCACAATGCCGGGCCCCGGCGGAAGGCCGGGAAGCTGGGGTTCTTCAGCCTCTTTCCGCCCACCCCCGCCGGGGCCGTCGCTGCACGTGCCCTGACCTACTGGATCCGGGACCCCCGCTACGGGGCGTCGCTGCTGATCATTCCGCTGCTGGTGGTCCTGCTGGTCTTCGCGGGGACGAACCAGAGCGGCGGGGGAGGCCCGCAGCTGCTGCTGGTCATGGGCCCGCTGGTGGCCTTCCTCCTCGCCTTCGGCATCTCGGCGGACGTGGCCTACGACAACACGGCGTTCGCCCTGCACATCAGCACCGGTGTCTCCGGCACCGCAGACCGGGCCGGGCGCGTTATCGCCTGCGCCGTCTTTGCCCTCCCGGCGACCGTCCTGGCCGTCCTTGTGCCGTGCCTGATGCTGGGGGAAGGCGACCTGATCCCCGTGCTGCTCGGGGTTTCCCTGGCTATCCTGCTCGGCGGCTTCGGACTCTCCAGCGTCGTCTCGGCCCGCTACACCTACAACGTTCCCCTGCCGGGGGAGAACGCGTTCAAGACCCCGCCCGGTTCCGGCGGACGCACCATGCTGGTCCAGGGCCTGGGCATGCTCGCCCAAATCGTGATCGTGTTTCCCGTCCTGGCGCTGGCAGTCACGGCGCTGCTGTCGGATAACCCTGTCTGGGACTGGGCGACACTGGCCGGCGGCATCCTGCTTGGCGCCGGACTGCTGGTGGCGGGAATCAGGATCGGCGGAAAGTGGCTGGACCGCAGGGCGCCGGAACTGTTGGCAGCGGTCTCCGTGCACAAATAG
- a CDS encoding ABC transporter ATP-binding protein has protein sequence MTDSMLPENPAVPTAPVPSAPALAIRGLGKRFGEKIAVNGISLDVPAGSFYGLVGPNGAGKTTLLSMATGLLRPDHGQAWVHGTDVWAEPLKAKRLMGVLPDGVRLFDRLTGEQLVTYAGLLRGMDRDTVAERVGDLLEAMDLTDDAGTLVVDYSAGMTKKIALASALIHAPRLLVLDEPFEAVDPVSAANIRDILAGYVASGGTVIVSSHVMDLVQRMCDHVAVVSGGNLLAAGTVDEVRGGESLEERFVQLVGGRTHSEGLPWLRTS, from the coding sequence ATGACCGACTCCATGCTTCCGGAAAACCCGGCCGTTCCCACGGCTCCCGTTCCCTCGGCTCCGGCCCTGGCCATCCGCGGTCTTGGCAAGCGGTTCGGGGAGAAGATTGCCGTCAACGGCATCAGCCTCGACGTTCCGGCCGGCTCGTTCTACGGGCTGGTGGGCCCCAACGGCGCCGGCAAGACCACGCTGCTCTCCATGGCCACCGGGCTGCTGCGCCCCGACCACGGGCAGGCTTGGGTGCACGGCACCGATGTCTGGGCGGAACCGCTCAAGGCCAAACGCCTGATGGGGGTGCTGCCGGACGGTGTCCGGCTCTTCGACCGGCTCACCGGCGAGCAGCTGGTCACCTACGCCGGGCTGCTGCGCGGCATGGACCGGGACACGGTCGCCGAGCGCGTGGGGGACCTGCTCGAGGCCATGGACCTGACCGATGACGCGGGCACCCTCGTGGTGGACTATTCAGCCGGCATGACCAAAAAAATCGCCCTCGCCTCGGCGCTGATCCACGCCCCGCGGCTGCTGGTCCTGGACGAGCCCTTCGAAGCCGTCGACCCGGTATCGGCGGCCAATATCCGCGACATCCTTGCCGGCTATGTGGCGTCCGGCGGCACCGTTATTGTCTCCAGCCACGTCATGGACCTGGTGCAGCGCATGTGCGACCACGTGGCGGTGGTCTCCGGCGGCAATCTGCTGGCCGCCGGCACCGTGGACGAGGTCCGCGGCGGCGAAAGCCTGGAAGAGCGCTTCGTGCAGCTGGTCGGCGGACGCACCCACTCGGAGGGCCTGCCATGGTTGCGCACCTCCTAA
- a CDS encoding NADH:flavin oxidoreductase/NADH oxidase, with product MSGHAAAPGLFDPMVLRGLELSHRGWVAAMCQYSADAVNAPGVPNDWHLMHLGSFAAGGAALIITEATAVSPEGRISPQDTGLYTPEQVGAWRRITDFVHRHSAVDTKIGVQLAHAGRKASTYPPFAAGRGSVPVDDGGWQTVGPTAEAFGRYAAPAALDDAGILQVIADFAQAAERAVEAGFDTIEIHAAHGYLLHQFLTPLVNTRTDGWGGSEEARNRLTLEVIDAVRAVIPDSMPLLLRISATDWMPGGLDEHSSARLAAEAGRRGVDLVDVSTGGAVPAAAIPVAPGYQTGFAESIRADAGIPTAAVGLIRSAAEAEETLRGGRADAVLIGRAALSDPHWWLHAAEELDVKLPWAPQYERARPA from the coding sequence ATGAGCGGACACGCTGCTGCCCCCGGACTGTTTGATCCGATGGTCCTGCGGGGGCTTGAGCTGAGCCACCGGGGCTGGGTTGCTGCCATGTGCCAGTACTCCGCCGACGCCGTGAACGCGCCGGGGGTGCCGAACGACTGGCATCTGATGCACCTGGGCTCCTTCGCCGCAGGGGGAGCGGCCCTGATCATTACCGAGGCCACCGCGGTCAGCCCCGAGGGGCGGATCAGCCCTCAGGACACCGGGCTCTACACTCCGGAGCAGGTTGGCGCCTGGCGCCGGATCACTGACTTTGTCCACAGGCACAGCGCGGTGGACACCAAGATCGGCGTGCAGCTGGCCCACGCCGGACGCAAGGCCTCCACCTATCCGCCGTTCGCAGCCGGCCGCGGCAGTGTGCCGGTGGACGACGGCGGCTGGCAGACCGTAGGCCCCACGGCAGAGGCGTTTGGCCGCTATGCCGCGCCTGCCGCTCTGGACGACGCGGGGATCCTTCAGGTAATTGCCGACTTCGCGCAGGCGGCCGAACGGGCAGTCGAGGCGGGGTTTGACACGATTGAAATCCACGCAGCCCACGGCTACCTGCTGCACCAGTTCCTGACCCCGCTGGTCAACACCCGCACCGACGGCTGGGGCGGGTCCGAAGAGGCCCGGAACCGCCTGACCCTGGAAGTCATCGACGCCGTCCGTGCGGTGATCCCCGACTCCATGCCGCTGCTGCTGCGCATCTCCGCCACCGACTGGATGCCCGGGGGATTGGATGAACACTCCTCTGCCCGGCTCGCTGCCGAGGCCGGACGGCGCGGGGTGGACCTGGTTGACGTGTCGACCGGCGGAGCCGTCCCGGCAGCCGCCATTCCGGTGGCGCCCGGCTACCAGACCGGATTCGCCGAGTCGATCCGCGCCGACGCCGGAATTCCCACCGCCGCGGTTGGGCTGATCCGCAGTGCCGCCGAGGCCGAGGAGACCCTCCGCGGCGGCCGCGCCGATGCCGTGCTCATTGGCCGGGCGGCGCTGAGCGACCCGCACTGGTGGCTGCACGCGGCTGAAGAGCTCGACGTGAAGCTGCCCTGGGCCCCGCAGTACGAGCGGGCCCGGCCGGCCTAG
- a CDS encoding tetratricopeptide repeat protein, producing the protein MSTPNHRPAPAPSMNLRGAVDLSALKARATAPAAPAGAAPDAPAAGSSPFIVEVSETTFPQVVQLSAQVPVIIDLYSARSPESVQVSAVLRSIVIEAAGKLLLGRVDADAHPDIAQAFQAVAVPTVAAVLKGQPVPLFERAMPEEQIRALVAELLQVAAANGVTGSLDEGAAAEPAEEAPLPPLHQEAFDAINAGDYDGAAAAYRKALAEQPADAEAKAGLAQVELMSRLQGVDAEQLRSSAAENPNDVEAQLAVADLDISGGHVEDAFTRVVRLISRVFGEEREQARLRLLDLFEVVGTSDPRVTKARSALARALF; encoded by the coding sequence ATGAGCACTCCGAACCACCGCCCCGCCCCTGCCCCCTCGATGAACCTGCGCGGCGCCGTCGACCTTTCCGCGCTGAAGGCCAGGGCCACCGCGCCGGCAGCCCCGGCCGGGGCGGCTCCGGATGCTCCGGCCGCCGGTTCCAGCCCGTTCATCGTGGAAGTCTCGGAGACGACCTTCCCGCAGGTGGTCCAGCTGTCCGCGCAGGTTCCGGTCATCATCGACCTGTACTCCGCGCGCAGCCCGGAATCGGTCCAGGTCAGCGCGGTGCTGCGGAGCATCGTCATCGAGGCTGCCGGCAAGCTGCTGCTCGGCCGGGTGGACGCCGACGCGCATCCGGACATTGCCCAGGCCTTCCAGGCCGTTGCGGTGCCCACCGTGGCAGCTGTCCTCAAGGGCCAGCCCGTGCCGCTCTTTGAGCGGGCCATGCCGGAAGAGCAGATCCGTGCCCTGGTCGCCGAGCTGCTGCAGGTCGCTGCCGCGAACGGCGTGACCGGTTCCCTCGATGAGGGTGCTGCCGCGGAACCGGCCGAGGAAGCGCCGTTGCCTCCGTTGCATCAGGAGGCCTTCGACGCCATTAACGCCGGGGACTACGACGGCGCTGCGGCCGCCTACCGCAAGGCACTGGCCGAACAGCCCGCCGACGCCGAAGCCAAGGCAGGGCTGGCGCAGGTGGAGCTGATGTCCCGCCTCCAGGGCGTTGACGCGGAGCAGCTGCGCAGCAGCGCGGCGGAAAATCCCAACGACGTCGAGGCGCAGCTTGCGGTCGCTGACCTGGACATCTCCGGCGGGCACGTCGAAGACGCCTTCACCCGGGTTGTCCGGCTGATTTCCCGGGTCTTCGGCGAGGAGCGCGAGCAGGCCCGGCTGCGCCTGCTTGACCTGTTCGAGGTGGTGGGCACGTCCGACCCGCGGGTCACCAAGGCCCGGTCCGCGCTTGCCCGCGCACTCTTCTAA